A stretch of Saccharothrix texasensis DNA encodes these proteins:
- a CDS encoding type I polyketide synthase, protein MSDNKAAKRRETGLEIAVIGMAGRFPQAEDVDRFWANLVEGVDAISRFTDEELLGVGVAKAALEDENYVRAKGVFPNLEYFDAEFFSYTPADATLIDPQVRALHEEVFHALEDAGYSAEGRSEAIGLFLGATNNLAWETHTLTRHILESGMTFTGMQLNDKDFAATRIAYALDLKGPALTLHTACSTSLVAIDMACRNLWTGACQIALAGGSGLTLPHKNGYRFQENMIHSPDGTCRPFDRAAGGTVEGNGVGVVVLKRLETALRDGDHVHAVIKGSAVNNDGNRKVGYTAPSIEGQAEVIRKAYRVANVPTAEVSYVETHGTGTALGDPIEVEALRKAFGAGEPGSTGLGSLKASIGHLDTGAGVASLIKACKILEHRTVPQSLHFTELNPNIDLDGSPFYVVAEKQELRPKRSAADEVLPLRAGVSSFGIGGTNAHVVLEEAPGARPASAKGRAYNTFVVSGTSEDAVRRIKQNFADHLAAHPDVDGSDLAWTLQNRQRRLAYRYAVEFKDAEQLRERLQESLDAGEPPARVHKNARGEVYFLFSGLGAQHLRMARDLYEKEPTFRAHLDECFTISTALGSEVPREVFFGDSPEAEKQLNNIGTTQVLLFMLETSVARTLIGWGLKPKGMVGHSTGELAAACVAGVFSLEDGVRLVQARGSLMDTTVEGALTSVRATEDVVRSMLTDELAIAAVNGPEDCTVSGAPAAVAELERQCAERDVKFAHIEADHAYHSQYMDPMLDRFREVLDGVALHPPKIPYLSNVTGTWITAAQATDRDYYCSHARETVRFSDGVKAILERGGTLFVEVGPGKALSSFVRAIGRDADVTTVNVLRHRMEEVGDDEHLARAVRKLWENGVALDWKAFHRGREPRKVKLPLYPFEKVEYPVDIEEFQRLLDDPADGGTRAVTARPARQAATGTVVTAPAPASQLTWSRSVRPSSTGKEQPKVLVVLTDDRRRTKRVLDGVAHWRALYVTSGPEYRFDRQSGAVVRPGHEGDLRRLLDDLERHALAGDTLVVDRDDHASAVATLRGLCAAVPDMRERCVTDVVVLDTGDALATRGDFLPLLIGLNHEHPEFRVRAVRCDSSLADRRGGEVWRERLRAELEAHRPDDVAVRYERGQRLVPRLVPLDGGEPAAGRPARTVVLSRRRDVEDVVRDLAGGHPARSFEVLPFDLGADGPVTRVGAVDERVTVLPAVTGSTWEALSARLRAGLRARPGVDEIVLWDTPDREGGDVDRNGLSALLAELGRERRVPCHVLSRPGLDRFGWDREVTTWFAGNERGDSGAGLTRLYSFAAVREDDRSVLDLLPRLREAGIGTAYHGLDLLRAQAAAKVVDVEVEPDRGDERQAIAAVIEREIRTLLGFSEVDERADVFDIGLDSVKLVQFTNALEKNGYKVLANEVYNHPTIAGLAAFVERTARRGGSEDLTFDGLAALLAQRLGTACAFREVKSGRDEDTLVVLQVAGLDAALKKRVVREFGELRVPAEFVPHYVVPGGGEEEVGAVLDFAALKAAAGLPSYAGGYSEVFDEIDRRQEELRRSVGARPVKWTYPISAMQKQHFATESRLQLYLIQFHDLVDLDVLQQALCDVIGRHGLMRSFLSRSFGRFRWKEFEAPETIALPRLDLSGLEPQEQEELRAELVKREWNMDFKVVDKPMYQVVLIKYNDRSHDLLFQFDHSIFDAASGQLFRGDLLKRYEELTAGTSRAMPIAKSYRHLQDQIAKGPVDITSDELIEKFDLVEYVRYAKIVQEKSARFANSRIRDVRYSVDLDRLRAADGTEVDLFYLVVHLYARVVARLLGIDKVALIMLFQSRVFEDKDYSEVMGMVLGSLPVLVPGERDTMRDLDGIITDKVRMMNKNNVSFLNLVQNVRSIVKHRKVLSVMGKTLRPTCLLNFVGNVEDEYDAIWDMTLAQLTDDQAKLDYADCYGVSKVGNGRLDLLVLSKWVDDPEDLVRILDDEVEYLTGRVVAG, encoded by the coding sequence ATGTCGGACAACAAGGCAGCCAAGCGCCGGGAGACCGGGCTGGAGATCGCCGTCATCGGCATGGCCGGCCGGTTCCCGCAGGCCGAGGACGTCGACCGGTTCTGGGCGAACCTGGTCGAGGGCGTCGACGCCATCTCCCGCTTCACCGACGAGGAGCTGCTCGGCGTCGGCGTGGCCAAGGCGGCGCTGGAGGACGAGAACTACGTGCGGGCCAAGGGCGTGTTCCCGAACCTCGAGTACTTCGACGCGGAGTTCTTCAGCTACACCCCCGCCGACGCGACGCTGATCGACCCCCAGGTCCGCGCCCTGCACGAGGAGGTCTTCCACGCGCTGGAGGACGCGGGCTACTCGGCGGAGGGGCGGTCCGAGGCCATCGGCCTCTTCCTCGGCGCGACGAACAACCTCGCGTGGGAGACGCACACCCTGACCAGGCACATCCTGGAGTCGGGGATGACGTTCACCGGCATGCAGCTCAACGACAAGGACTTCGCCGCCACCCGGATCGCCTACGCCCTGGACCTCAAAGGCCCCGCGCTCACCCTGCACACCGCGTGCTCGACGTCGTTGGTCGCCATCGACATGGCGTGCCGCAACCTGTGGACCGGGGCGTGCCAGATCGCGCTGGCGGGCGGCAGCGGGCTGACGCTGCCGCACAAGAACGGGTACCGCTTCCAGGAGAACATGATCCACTCGCCGGACGGCACCTGCCGCCCGTTCGACCGGGCCGCGGGCGGCACCGTCGAGGGCAACGGCGTCGGCGTCGTGGTGCTCAAGCGCCTGGAGACCGCGCTGCGCGACGGCGACCACGTCCACGCGGTGATCAAGGGTTCGGCGGTCAACAACGACGGCAACCGCAAGGTCGGCTACACCGCGCCGAGCATCGAGGGCCAGGCCGAGGTCATCCGCAAGGCCTACCGCGTCGCGAACGTGCCCACCGCCGAGGTGTCCTACGTCGAGACCCACGGCACCGGCACCGCCCTCGGCGACCCGATCGAGGTCGAGGCGCTGCGCAAGGCGTTCGGCGCGGGGGAGCCGGGCTCGACCGGCCTCGGCTCGCTCAAGGCGAGCATCGGCCACCTCGACACCGGCGCGGGCGTCGCCTCCCTGATCAAGGCGTGCAAGATCCTCGAGCACCGGACCGTGCCGCAGAGCCTGCACTTCACCGAGCTCAACCCGAACATCGACCTCGACGGCAGCCCGTTCTACGTCGTGGCGGAGAAGCAGGAGCTGCGGCCGAAGCGGTCGGCGGCCGACGAGGTCCTGCCGCTGCGCGCGGGCGTCAGCTCGTTCGGCATCGGCGGCACCAACGCCCACGTGGTGCTGGAGGAGGCGCCCGGGGCGCGACCGGCCTCCGCCAAGGGCCGGGCGTACAACACGTTCGTCGTGTCCGGGACGTCCGAGGACGCGGTCCGGCGGATCAAGCAGAACTTCGCGGACCACCTGGCGGCGCACCCGGACGTCGACGGCTCGGACCTGGCGTGGACGCTGCAGAACCGCCAACGCCGCCTCGCCTACCGCTACGCGGTGGAGTTCAAGGACGCCGAGCAGCTGCGTGAGCGGCTCCAGGAGTCCCTGGACGCCGGGGAACCGCCCGCCCGCGTGCACAAGAACGCGCGCGGCGAGGTCTACTTCCTCTTCAGCGGCCTGGGCGCGCAGCACCTGCGGATGGCGCGCGACCTCTACGAGAAGGAACCGACCTTCCGCGCCCACCTGGACGAGTGCTTCACGATCAGCACCGCCCTGGGCAGCGAGGTGCCCCGCGAGGTGTTCTTCGGCGACTCGCCGGAGGCCGAGAAGCAGCTGAACAACATCGGCACCACCCAGGTCCTGCTGTTCATGCTGGAGACCTCGGTGGCGCGGACGCTGATCGGGTGGGGCCTCAAGCCGAAGGGCATGGTCGGGCACAGCACCGGCGAGCTGGCGGCGGCGTGCGTGGCCGGCGTGTTCTCGCTGGAGGACGGCGTCCGCCTCGTCCAGGCGCGGGGCAGCCTGATGGACACCACGGTCGAGGGCGCGCTGACCTCCGTGCGGGCGACCGAGGACGTCGTGCGGTCCATGCTGACCGACGAGCTGGCCATCGCCGCGGTGAACGGCCCGGAGGACTGCACCGTCTCCGGCGCGCCGGCGGCCGTCGCCGAGCTGGAGCGGCAGTGCGCCGAGCGGGACGTCAAGTTCGCGCACATCGAGGCCGACCACGCCTACCACTCGCAGTACATGGACCCGATGCTCGACCGGTTCCGCGAGGTGCTGGACGGGGTGGCCCTGCACCCGCCGAAGATCCCGTACCTGTCGAACGTGACCGGCACGTGGATCACCGCCGCGCAGGCCACCGACCGCGACTACTACTGCTCGCACGCCCGCGAGACGGTCCGCTTCTCCGACGGCGTCAAGGCGATCCTGGAGCGGGGCGGGACGCTGTTCGTCGAGGTGGGGCCGGGCAAGGCGCTGTCGTCGTTCGTGCGCGCCATCGGCCGCGACGCGGACGTCACCACGGTGAACGTGCTGCGCCACCGGATGGAGGAGGTCGGGGACGACGAGCACCTGGCGCGCGCGGTCCGCAAGCTGTGGGAGAACGGCGTCGCGCTGGACTGGAAGGCGTTCCACCGGGGCCGCGAGCCGCGCAAGGTGAAGCTCCCGCTGTACCCGTTCGAGAAGGTCGAGTACCCGGTCGACATCGAGGAGTTCCAGCGGCTGCTGGACGACCCGGCCGACGGCGGCACGCGCGCCGTGACCGCGCGGCCCGCGCGGCAGGCCGCGACGGGGACCGTCGTGACGGCGCCGGCGCCCGCCTCGCAACTGACCTGGTCGCGGTCCGTGCGGCCGTCCTCGACCGGCAAGGAGCAGCCGAAGGTCCTGGTCGTGCTCACCGACGACCGCCGCCGGACCAAGCGCGTGCTGGACGGCGTCGCGCACTGGCGGGCGCTCTACGTCACGTCCGGCCCGGAGTACCGGTTCGACCGGCAGTCCGGCGCGGTGGTCCGCCCCGGCCACGAGGGCGACCTCCGGCGGCTGCTCGACGACCTGGAGCGCCACGCCCTGGCGGGTGACACGCTCGTGGTCGACCGGGACGACCACGCGTCGGCGGTGGCGACCCTGCGGGGCCTCTGCGCGGCCGTCCCCGACATGCGGGAGCGGTGCGTGACGGACGTCGTGGTGCTGGACACCGGCGACGCCCTGGCCACTCGCGGCGACTTCCTGCCGCTGCTGATCGGCCTCAACCACGAGCACCCGGAGTTCCGGGTCCGGGCCGTCCGGTGCGACTCGTCCCTCGCCGACCGCCGCGGCGGGGAGGTGTGGCGCGAGCGCCTGCGCGCGGAGCTGGAGGCGCACCGGCCCGACGACGTCGCGGTCCGCTACGAGCGGGGCCAACGGCTCGTGCCGAGGCTGGTGCCGCTGGACGGCGGCGAGCCGGCGGCCGGTCGGCCCGCGCGGACGGTGGTCCTGAGCCGCCGCCGCGACGTCGAGGACGTGGTGCGGGACCTCGCGGGCGGCCACCCCGCCCGGAGCTTCGAGGTGCTGCCGTTCGACCTGGGCGCGGACGGCCCGGTGACGCGGGTCGGCGCGGTGGACGAGCGGGTCACCGTCCTGCCCGCGGTCACGGGGTCGACCTGGGAGGCGTTGTCCGCCAGGCTCCGGGCCGGTCTGCGCGCCCGGCCCGGGGTCGACGAGATCGTGCTGTGGGACACGCCCGACCGGGAGGGCGGCGACGTCGACCGGAACGGGCTGTCGGCTCTGCTGGCGGAGCTGGGCCGGGAGCGGCGCGTGCCGTGCCACGTGCTGTCGCGGCCGGGACTGGACCGCTTCGGGTGGGACCGCGAGGTCACCACGTGGTTCGCCGGGAACGAGCGCGGCGACTCGGGCGCGGGCCTCACCCGGCTCTACTCGTTCGCGGCGGTGCGGGAAGACGACCGCTCGGTGCTGGACCTGCTGCCCCGCCTGCGCGAAGCGGGGATCGGCACGGCCTACCACGGGCTGGACCTCCTGCGGGCGCAGGCCGCCGCCAAGGTGGTCGACGTCGAGGTCGAACCCGACCGGGGTGACGAGCGGCAGGCGATCGCGGCGGTGATCGAGCGGGAGATCCGGACGCTGCTCGGCTTCAGCGAGGTCGACGAGCGCGCCGACGTCTTCGACATCGGCCTCGACTCGGTGAAGCTCGTGCAGTTCACCAACGCCCTGGAGAAGAACGGCTACAAGGTCCTGGCCAACGAGGTCTACAACCACCCGACGATCGCGGGCCTCGCCGCGTTCGTCGAGCGGACGGCCAGGCGCGGCGGGTCGGAGGACCTGACCTTCGACGGCCTCGCGGCCCTGCTGGCACAACGGCTCGGCACGGCCTGCGCGTTCCGCGAGGTGAAGTCCGGGCGGGACGAGGACACGCTCGTCGTGCTCCAGGTGGCGGGTCTGGACGCCGCGCTGAAGAAGAGGGTCGTCCGGGAGTTCGGCGAGCTCCGGGTGCCCGCCGAGTTCGTGCCCCACTACGTCGTCCCCGGCGGCGGGGAGGAGGAGGTCGGGGCGGTGCTGGACTTCGCCGCGCTGAAGGCGGCCGCGGGCCTGCCGTCCTACGCCGGCGGCTACTCGGAGGTCTTCGACGAGATCGACCGCCGGCAGGAGGAGCTGCGCCGGTCCGTCGGCGCCCGGCCGGTGAAGTGGACGTACCCGATCAGCGCGATGCAGAAGCAGCACTTCGCCACCGAGTCGCGCCTGCAGCTCTACCTGATCCAGTTCCACGACCTCGTGGACCTCGACGTCCTCCAGCAGGCGCTGTGCGACGTGATCGGGCGGCACGGGCTGATGCGCAGCTTCCTGAGCCGGTCGTTCGGCCGCTTCCGGTGGAAGGAGTTCGAGGCGCCGGAGACGATCGCCCTGCCGCGGCTGGACCTGTCCGGCCTGGAGCCGCAGGAGCAGGAGGAGCTGCGGGCCGAGCTGGTCAAGCGCGAGTGGAACATGGACTTCAAGGTCGTCGACAAGCCGATGTACCAGGTGGTCCTGATCAAGTACAACGACCGGTCGCACGACCTGCTCTTCCAGTTCGACCACTCGATCTTCGACGCGGCGTCCGGCCAGCTGTTCCGGGGCGACCTGCTCAAGCGCTACGAGGAGCTGACGGCGGGCACGAGCCGGGCGATGCCGATCGCGAAGAGCTACCGGCACCTGCAGGACCAGATCGCCAAGGGCCCGGTCGACATCACGTCGGACGAGCTGATCGAGAAGTTCGACCTCGTCGAGTACGTCCGGTATGCGAAGATCGTCCAGGAGAAATCCGCCAGGTTCGCGAACAGCCGCATCCGGGACGTCCGCTACTCCGTGGACCTGGACCGGCTCCGGGCCGCCGACGGCACGGAGGTCGACTTGTTCTACCTGGTCGTGCACCTCTACGCCCGCGTCGTCGCCCGGCTGCTCGGCATCGACAAGGTGGCGCTGATCATGCTGTTCCAATCGCGCGTGTTCGAGGACAAGGACTACTCCGAGGTCATGGGCATGGTCCTCGGCAGCCTCCCGGTGCTGGTGCCGGGCGAGCGCGACACGATGCGCGACCTCGACGGGATCATCACCGACAAGGTCCGCATGATGAACAAGAACAACGTCAGCTTCCTGAACCTGGTGCAGAACGTCCGGTCGATCGTCAAGCACCGGAAAGTCCTCTCGGTGATGGGCAAAACTCTTCGGCCGACGTGCCTGTTGAACTTCGTCGGAAATGTCGAAGACGAGTACGACGCAATTTGGGACATGACGCTCGCGCAGCTGACCGACGACCAGGCCAAACTGGACTACGCGGACTGCTACGGCGTGTCAAAAGTCGGCAACGGGCGGCTTGACCTGCTCGTCCTGAGCAAGTGGGTCGACGACCCGGAAGATCTCGTCCGAATTTTGGATGACGAAGTCGAGTATCTGACCGGGCGTGTCGTCGCCGGGTGA
- a CDS encoding non-ribosomal peptide synthetase: MVDKDNIESISGLAAMQKGMLFSHAVDTGSDAYVEQFDFVIAGEVDAGHMRAALAGVSRTYSVLRTIFSYRNTDEPYQIVLKEWAPELDVRDYRDRPDLGRDVEEFKVADRAKGFDLSADVLLRATLIRVGDRRWRLVVTFHHIILDGWSLGPLFATLMGYYEELTRTGSFLPRGEALPYRDYIAWHERQRGEDARRHWAEVLDGYENAAVLPADPRPGGYRGATHRFTLPAGLHDGLTRFAQETGVTQSAVFQAAWGVVLQKFNYADDVVFGSVVSGRGAELGGIGDAVGLFANTQPVRVTAGPDQDLAGLCRDVHESYLRANAFENFPLHEIQGLTPLKNKLLDHVVAFENYPLSEQLRDFGGEQGEGLAFEGVQVFERTSYDLHIVVNPGRDFAVTFAYNANHYSPELVRELERCLVRVFTAAVDDPRTRIADLALVAGRAEDAPGPLPAPSAMLDSSVVDVFADVVAAHGDKTALVWRGNEYSYAELDRWSDSVAWDLHHRGVVPGTAVGVLADRRPELIAAILGLLKNGNFYVPIDTKDAKPRVEYVVADAGVEHLCTVLEHAEKAPASSRVLLVARPTGDVPPFPRRRNLNGATAYLMYTSGSTGNPKGCRITHRNVLRLFADQEFFDFHDRQVVMFTGSPAFDASTFEIWGTLLFGATLVLADELDVLDGDLMRDVIKRNQVTGLWLTSPLFNQLSAYDPAIFDRLDHLLVGGSALSVRHLERVRDACPDLRITNGYGPTENTTFSTTHEIRAEDLRRERIPIGRPLAHSSVHVLDRGLNLLPPGAVGELCVGGDGVSTGYHNRPELDLTSFVTVPALPGRRLYRTGDLVRELPDGTLDYLGRADDQVKISGFRVELGEVESVLRSVDRIEDAAVICVEVDGEKSLRGYYVAREPIAPDAVRQAMAKVVAPYMVPAGLAQLDRIPLNKSGKVDRARLAALRPEPEARRAAPDLGAVSDVVRLLVDIIADLVPAEAIDVNRNFFDLGINSLNLLTINNRLRKALDRNVPLVQLFQHTSIASLAAYLDGGADEPGSRPDDSGPEDAFAEEEQEEERAFTASALLREIADEIAEELAAELEEEL, encoded by the coding sequence ATGGTTGACAAAGACAACATCGAGTCCATCTCCGGTCTGGCCGCGATGCAGAAGGGCATGCTCTTCAGCCACGCCGTGGACACGGGCTCGGACGCCTACGTGGAGCAGTTCGACTTCGTGATCGCGGGCGAGGTGGACGCCGGGCACATGCGCGCGGCGCTCGCGGGCGTGTCCCGGACCTACAGCGTCCTGCGCACGATCTTCTCCTACCGCAACACCGACGAGCCGTACCAGATCGTGCTGAAGGAGTGGGCGCCGGAGCTCGACGTCCGCGACTACCGCGACCGGCCCGACCTCGGCCGCGACGTCGAGGAGTTCAAGGTCGCCGACCGCGCGAAGGGGTTCGACCTCAGCGCGGACGTGCTGCTGCGGGCGACCCTGATCCGGGTCGGCGACCGGCGCTGGCGGCTCGTGGTCACCTTCCACCACATCATCCTGGACGGCTGGTCCCTCGGCCCGCTGTTCGCGACGCTGATGGGGTACTACGAGGAGCTGACCCGCACCGGCTCGTTCCTGCCGCGCGGCGAGGCCCTGCCGTACCGCGACTACATCGCGTGGCACGAGCGGCAGCGCGGCGAGGACGCCCGGCGGCACTGGGCGGAGGTGCTGGACGGCTACGAGAACGCGGCCGTCCTGCCCGCCGACCCGCGTCCCGGCGGCTACCGGGGCGCCACGCACCGGTTCACCCTCCCCGCCGGGCTGCACGACGGGCTGACGCGGTTCGCGCAGGAGACCGGGGTGACGCAGAGCGCCGTCTTCCAGGCCGCCTGGGGTGTCGTGCTGCAGAAGTTCAACTACGCCGACGACGTCGTCTTCGGCAGCGTGGTGTCCGGGCGCGGCGCCGAGCTGGGCGGCATCGGGGACGCGGTGGGGCTGTTCGCGAACACCCAGCCGGTCCGCGTGACGGCGGGCCCGGACCAGGACCTCGCCGGCCTGTGCCGCGACGTGCACGAGTCCTACCTGCGCGCCAACGCCTTCGAGAACTTCCCGCTGCACGAGATCCAGGGCCTCACCCCGCTCAAGAACAAGCTCCTCGACCACGTCGTCGCCTTCGAGAACTACCCGCTGTCCGAGCAGCTGCGCGACTTCGGCGGCGAGCAGGGCGAGGGGCTCGCGTTCGAGGGCGTCCAGGTCTTCGAGCGGACGAGCTACGACCTGCACATCGTGGTCAACCCCGGCCGCGACTTCGCGGTCACGTTCGCCTACAACGCGAACCACTACTCGCCGGAGCTGGTGCGCGAGCTGGAGCGCTGCCTGGTGCGCGTCTTCACGGCCGCCGTGGACGACCCGCGCACGCGGATCGCGGACCTCGCGCTGGTGGCCGGCCGCGCGGAGGACGCCCCGGGGCCGCTCCCGGCTCCGTCGGCCATGTTGGACTCGTCCGTGGTGGACGTGTTCGCCGACGTCGTCGCCGCCCACGGCGACAAGACCGCGCTGGTGTGGCGGGGCAACGAGTACAGCTACGCGGAGCTCGACCGCTGGTCCGACTCGGTCGCCTGGGACCTGCACCACCGCGGCGTGGTCCCGGGCACGGCGGTCGGCGTGCTCGCCGACCGGCGCCCGGAGCTGATCGCGGCGATCCTCGGCCTGCTGAAGAACGGCAACTTCTACGTCCCGATCGACACCAAGGACGCCAAGCCGCGGGTCGAGTACGTCGTCGCCGACGCGGGCGTGGAGCACCTGTGCACGGTGCTGGAGCACGCCGAGAAGGCGCCGGCGTCGTCCAGGGTGCTGCTGGTCGCGCGGCCCACCGGTGACGTGCCGCCGTTCCCGCGCCGCCGCAACCTCAACGGCGCCACCGCCTACCTCATGTACACGTCGGGTTCCACCGGCAACCCCAAGGGCTGCCGGATCACCCACCGCAACGTCCTGCGGCTGTTCGCCGACCAGGAGTTCTTCGACTTCCACGACCGCCAGGTCGTGATGTTCACCGGCTCGCCCGCCTTCGACGCCAGCACGTTCGAGATCTGGGGGACGTTGCTGTTCGGGGCGACCCTGGTGCTGGCCGACGAGCTGGACGTGCTCGACGGAGACCTGATGCGCGACGTGATCAAGCGCAACCAGGTGACGGGCCTGTGGCTGACCTCGCCGCTGTTCAACCAGCTCTCCGCCTACGACCCGGCGATCTTCGACCGGCTCGACCACCTCCTCGTCGGCGGCAGCGCGCTGTCGGTGCGGCACCTGGAGCGGGTCCGCGACGCGTGCCCGGACCTGAGGATCACCAACGGCTACGGGCCCACCGAGAACACGACGTTCTCCACGACCCACGAGATCCGCGCGGAGGACCTGCGCCGCGAGCGGATCCCCATCGGGCGCCCGCTGGCGCACTCCTCGGTCCACGTGCTGGACCGGGGGCTGAACCTCCTGCCGCCCGGCGCGGTCGGCGAGCTGTGCGTGGGCGGCGACGGCGTGTCGACCGGCTACCACAACCGGCCCGAGCTCGACCTCACGAGCTTCGTCACGGTGCCCGCGCTGCCCGGCCGTCGGCTCTACCGCACCGGCGACCTGGTCCGCGAGCTGCCCGACGGCACGCTCGACTACCTCGGCCGCGCCGACGACCAGGTCAAGATCAGCGGCTTCCGGGTCGAGCTGGGCGAGGTCGAGAGCGTGCTGAGGTCCGTCGACCGGATCGAGGACGCCGCCGTGATCTGCGTGGAGGTGGACGGGGAGAAGAGCCTGCGGGGCTACTACGTCGCCCGCGAGCCGATCGCGCCGGACGCGGTGCGGCAGGCGATGGCGAAGGTGGTCGCCCCGTACATGGTCCCGGCGGGGCTGGCGCAGCTCGACCGGATCCCGTTGAACAAGAGCGGCAAGGTGGACCGGGCGCGGCTGGCGGCGCTGCGGCCCGAGCCGGAGGCCCGCCGCGCGGCGCCGGACCTCGGGGCGGTGTCCGACGTGGTGCGCCTCCTCGTCGACATCATCGCCGACCTCGTCCCCGCCGAGGCCATCGACGTCAACCGCAACTTCTTCGACCTGGGCATCAACTCGCTCAACCTGCTGACGATCAACAACCGGCTGCGCAAGGCGCTGGACCGCAACGTGCCGCTGGTGCAGCTCTTCCAGCACACCTCCATCGCCTCGCTCGCGGCCTACCTCGACGGCGGCGCCGACGAACCCGGCTCCCGACCCGACGACAGCGGACCCGAGGACGCCTTCGCCGAGGAGGAGCAGGAGGAGGAGCGCGCCTTCACGGCGAGTGCGCTGCTGCGGGAGATCGCGGACGAAATCGCCGAGGAACTCGCCGCCGAGCTTGAAGAGGAGCTCTGA
- a CDS encoding ABC transporter ATP-binding protein has protein sequence MAVIELDHVTKSYKSRGRRTLANDDVSLHVDEGEVFGLFGHNGAGKTTIVNQLLGLLKPDSGSIVIDGQDIVKNRNLGRYLCSVQPQSKTPLGELTPRSVTRVMGQLRGISPEEVDRRTTELFEKLDITQWADVQGTKLSGGVLRLTGFCMAAVAPGRAVILDEPTNDVDPVRRRYLWSAIRDLTKDGTAVVVVTHSIREAENTVDTMAVLNEGKVLKQGNARQIRGEAAGNRMKLEAVAKATEDRFEKPGWGEGLKISDGELTLTFERELASEALKWAAEQRDRGLLAEYSLTEITLEDMYIELVGSRGAVEGAQR, from the coding sequence ATGGCTGTGATCGAGCTGGACCACGTGACGAAATCGTACAAGTCCAGAGGTCGTCGGACCCTGGCGAACGACGACGTGAGCCTGCACGTCGACGAGGGCGAGGTATTCGGGCTGTTCGGCCACAACGGCGCGGGCAAGACGACGATCGTGAACCAACTGCTGGGCCTGCTGAAGCCGGACTCGGGTTCGATCGTCATCGACGGCCAGGACATCGTGAAGAACCGGAACCTGGGGCGCTACCTCTGCTCGGTGCAGCCCCAGTCCAAGACGCCGCTCGGCGAGCTGACCCCCCGGTCGGTCACCCGCGTCATGGGCCAGCTCCGCGGGATCAGCCCCGAGGAGGTGGACCGCCGCACGACGGAGCTGTTCGAGAAGCTCGACATCACGCAGTGGGCGGACGTGCAGGGCACGAAGCTCTCCGGCGGCGTCCTGCGCCTCACCGGGTTCTGCATGGCCGCCGTCGCGCCCGGTCGCGCGGTCATCCTGGACGAGCCGACGAACGACGTCGACCCGGTCCGGCGGCGCTACCTGTGGAGCGCGATCCGCGACCTGACCAAGGACGGCACGGCCGTCGTGGTGGTGACGCACAGCATCCGGGAGGCCGAGAACACGGTCGACACCATGGCCGTGCTCAACGAGGGCAAGGTGCTCAAGCAGGGCAACGCGCGCCAGATCAGGGGCGAGGCGGCCGGCAACCGGATGAAGCTGGAAGCCGTCGCCAAGGCGACCGAGGACCGGTTCGAGAAGCCCGGTTGGGGCGAGGGCCTGAAGATCTCGGACGGTGAGCTGACCCTCACCTTCGAGCGCGAGCTCGCCTCGGAGGCGCTGAAGTGGGCCGCCGAGCAGCGCGACCGCGGCCTGCTCGCGGAGTACTCCCTCACCGAGATCACCCTCGAAGACATGTACATCGAACTCGTCGGCAGCAGGGGAGCGGTCGAAGGTGCCCAGCGGTAG
- a CDS encoding ABC transporter permease gives MPSGSKLKYVIELQARKQGSYLVVFSIIMIVIALGVAIGFSYLMSSPEGGGMLYLATGAPTIVLIMTALVTVPMQNAGAKMTGYLDFVKSLPVSRKLFLIADVGIWAMVTVPAIAISVFVANLIFEPGYAISWTIIPAFVLMVLSCFAIGYGYSFVMPAEPAMALSQLIAFISLMFSPINFPIERLPGWVQAVHEVLPIYHMAEVMRASLAHTTFEAQPISYIVLAAWTVVGFFGAVRFLERA, from the coding sequence GTGCCCAGCGGTAGCAAGCTCAAGTACGTGATCGAACTCCAGGCCCGCAAGCAGGGCAGCTACCTGGTCGTCTTCTCGATCATCATGATCGTGATCGCCCTCGGCGTGGCGATCGGCTTCTCGTACCTGATGTCGTCGCCGGAGGGCGGCGGCATGCTGTACCTCGCGACCGGCGCGCCGACGATCGTGCTGATCATGACGGCGCTGGTGACCGTGCCGATGCAGAACGCGGGCGCGAAGATGACCGGCTACCTCGACTTCGTGAAGTCGCTGCCGGTGAGCCGCAAGCTGTTCCTGATCGCCGACGTCGGCATCTGGGCCATGGTCACCGTGCCGGCCATCGCCATCTCGGTCTTCGTCGCGAACCTGATCTTCGAGCCCGGCTACGCGATCTCGTGGACGATCATCCCCGCGTTCGTGCTCATGGTGCTGTCCTGCTTCGCCATCGGGTACGGCTACTCGTTCGTCATGCCGGCGGAGCCCGCGATGGCGCTGTCGCAGCTGATCGCGTTCATCTCGTTGATGTTCTCGCCGATCAACTTCCCGATCGAGCGGCTGCCCGGCTGGGTCCAGGCGGTGCACGAGGTGCTGCCGATCTACCACATGGCCGAGGTCATGAGGGCGTCGTTGGCGCACACGACGTTCGAGGCGCAGCCGATCAGCTACATCGTGCTCGCCGCGTGGACCGTGGTCGGCTTCTTCGGCGCCGTGCGGTTCCTGGAACGGGCGTGA